The Synergistota bacterium genome has a window encoding:
- a CDS encoding Zn-ribbon domain-containing OB-fold protein, which yields MFTVPRIRREEGPRYRLEASKCERCGFIYYPPRLICPRCRSKELKTIKLPEEGRIISYTVIRVPPRGFSQFAPYPVAIVELTNGVRLTLQVVDCDINEIDIGKKVRLVFRRLFVEGDAGPIIYGPKCTLTC from the coding sequence ATGTTTACCGTTCCGCGGATAAGACGAGAAGAAGGGCCGAGATACAGGTTAGAGGCTTCGAAATGTGAAAGGTGTGGTTTTATATATTATCCTCCACGTCTGATTTGCCCAAGATGTAGATCTAAAGAGCTTAAGACCATCAAATTACCTGAGGAAGGGAGGATTATTTCATACACAGTCATAAGAGTTCCTCCACGAGGTTTTTCTCAATTTGCTCCTTATCCAGTGGCCATAGTAGAGCTTACCAATGGAGTTAGGCTAACTCTTCAAGTTGTGGATTGCGACATTAATGAGATAGATATAGGGAAAAAAGTCAGGTTAGTTTTTAGAAGATTGTTTGTAGAGGGAGATGCAGGTCCTATAATTTATGGTCCTAAATGT